In Piliocolobus tephrosceles isolate RC106 chromosome 6, ASM277652v3, whole genome shotgun sequence, the following are encoded in one genomic region:
- the LOC111520258 gene encoding disintegrin and metalloproteinase domain-containing protein 21 — MAVDGTLVYIRVTLLLLWLGVFLSISGYCQAGPSQHFTSPEVVIPLKVISRGRSAKAPGWLSYRLQFGGQRHVVHMRVKKLLVSRHLPVFTYTDERALLEDQPFIPDDCYYHGYVEGVPESLAVFSACFGGFRGVLHINGLTYEIEPIRHSATFEHLVYEINSNETQFPAMRCALTEKEVARQHLEFEEAENSALEPKSAGDWWTHAWFLELVVVVNHDFFIYSQSNISKVQEDVFLVVNIVDSMYKQLGTYVILTGIEIWNQGNIFPMTSIEQVLNDFSQWKQISLSQLQHDAAHMFIKNSLISILGLAYIAGICLPPIDCGVDNFQGDTWSLFANTVAHELGHILGMQHDEEFCFCGERGCIMNTFRVPAEKFTNCSYADFMKTTLNQGSCLHNPPRLEEIFMPKRCGNGVVEREEQCDCGSIQQCEQDACCLLNCTLRPGAACAFGLCCKDCKFMPSGELCRQEVNECDLPEWCNGTSHQCPEDRYVQDGFPCSDSAYCYQKRCNNHDQHCREIFGKDAKSASQNCYKEINSQGNRFGHCGINGTTYLKCHISDVFCGRVQCENVRDIPLLQDHFTLQHTRINGVTCWGIDYHLRMNIPDIGDVKDGTVCGPGKICIHKKCVSLSVLSHVCLPATCNMKGICNNQHHCHCGYGWSPPYCLHRGYGGSVDSGPASAKKRGFLPLIVIPSLSVLIFLFTVGLLMYLRQCSGPKETKAHSSG; from the coding sequence ATGGCAGTGGATGGGACCCTAGTGTACATCAGGGTCACTCTTCTGCTGCTCTGGCTTGGGGTGTTTTTGTCCATTTCTGGCTACTGTCAGGCTGGGCCCTCCCAGCATTTCACTTCCCCAGAAGTGGTGATCCCCTTGAAGGTGATCAGCAGGGGCAGAAGTGCAAAGGCTCCTGGATGGCTCTCCTATAGACTGCAGTTCGGGGGCCAGAGACACGTTGTTCATATGAGGGTCAAGAAGCTCTTGGTTTCTAGACACCTCCCAGTGTTCACCTACACAGATGAGCGTGCCCTCCTGGAGGATCAGCCCTTCATCCCAGATGACTGTTACTATCATGGTTACGTGGAgggggtccctgagtctctgGCTGTGTTCAGTGCTTGTTTTGGGGGCTTTCGAGGGGTATTACACATAAATGGCCTCACTTATGAAATTGAACCCATCAGGCACTCTGCCACATTTGAACACCTGGTTTACGAGATAAACAGTAACGAGACACAATTCCCAGCTATGAGATGTGCCTTAACAGAGAAGGAAGTAGCACGCCAACATTTGGAATTTGAAGAGGCTGAGAACTCAGCTCTGGAACCAAAATCTGCTGGTGACTGGTGGACCCATGCATGGTTTCTGGAGCTAGTTGTTGTGGTGAACCATGATTTCTTCATTTACTCTCAAAGCAACATCTCAAAGGTACAAGAGGATGTATTTCTTGTTGTCAACATAGTGGATTCCATGTATAAGCAGTTAGGTACTTATGTAATTTTGACTGGAATTGAAATTTGGAATCAAGGAAATATTTTCCCAATGACAAGCATAGAACAGGTCCTGAACGATTTCTCTCAATGGAAACAAATCAGTCTTTCCCAACTACAGCATGATGCTGCACATATGTTCATTAAAAATTCACTTATAAGTATACTTGGTCTAGCCTACATTGCAGGAATATGTCTTCCACCTATTGATTGTGGAGTGGATAATTTTCAAGGAGATACCTGGTCTCTTTTTGCCAACACTGTGGCCCATGAGTTAGGTCATATTTTGGGTATGCAGCATGATGAAGAATTCTGTTTTTGTGGGGAAAGAGGTTGCATCATGAATACTTTTAGAGTGCCAGCAGAGAAATTCACCAATTGCAGTTATGCTGATTTTATGAAGACCACCTTAAACCAGGGATCATGTCTGCATAATCCTCCAAGATTGGAGGAAATCTTTATGCCAAAGCGCTGTGGGAATGGTGTGGTCGAAAGAGAAGAGCAGTGTGACTGTGGATCCATACAGCAGTGTGAACAAGATGCCTGTTGTCTGTTGAACTGCACTTTAAGGCCTGgggctgcctgtgcttttgggctTTGTTGCAAAGACTGCAAGTTCATGCCATCAGGGGAACTCTGTAGACAAGAGGTCAATGAATGTGACCTCCCAGAATGGTGCAATGGAACATCCCATCAGTGTCCAGAAGATAGATATGTGCAGGACGGGTTCCCCTGTAGTGACAGTGCGTACTGCTATCAAAAGAGATGTAATAACCATGACCAGCATTGCAGGGAGATTTTTGGTAAAGATGCAAAAAGTGCATCTCagaattgctataaagaaatcaaCTCTCAGGGAAACCGTTTTGGTCACTGTGGTATAAATGGCACAACATACCTAAAATGTCATATCTCTGATGTCTTTTGTGGGAGAGTTCAATGTGAGAATGTGAGAGACATTCCTCTTCTCCAAGATCATTTTACTTTGCAGCACACTCGTATCAATGGCGTCACCTGCTGGGGTATTGACTATCATTTAAGGATGAACATACCTGACATTGGTGACGTGAAAGATGGTACTGTGTGTGGCCCAGGAAAGATCTGCATCCACAAGAAGTGTGTCAGTCTGTCTGTCCTGTCACACGTCTGCCTTCCTGCGACCTGCAACATGAAGGGGATCTGCAATAACCAACATCACTGCCACTGTGGCTATGGGTGGTCCCCTCCCTACTGCCTGCACAGAGGCTATGGGGGTAGTGTTGACAGTGGCCCAGCATctgcaaagaaaagaggtttcttgCCACTGATTGTGattccttctttgtctgttttgattttCCTGTTTACTGTTGGGCTTCTTATGTATCTACGACAATGTTCTGGTCCCAAAGAAACTAAGGCTCATTCATCAGGTTAA